One genomic segment of Erythrobacter sp. THAF29 includes these proteins:
- a CDS encoding TetR/AcrR family transcriptional regulator: MSTLIRKRQGRPSDIAKRKAIVEAAARSFFDVGFAASSIEAIAADAGVSKVTVYNHFGDKRGLFTAAVEQECEKMRGYFSLEELPKGSIRERLTSIGEAMFAFLSRPEMIQFERRIAAETEHEPSIGQAFLKAGPWRMKQGFSAFLAHAAQSGELEIADPMLAAEQFVSMCKGMGDLERRFGSVPSDEDTKRRIEGAVDVFLAAYAPD, from the coding sequence TTGTCAACACTCATTCGAAAAAGGCAGGGCCGCCCGTCCGATATCGCCAAGCGCAAGGCGATCGTCGAAGCGGCTGCGCGCAGCTTTTTCGACGTCGGCTTTGCGGCCAGTTCGATCGAGGCGATCGCCGCTGATGCCGGCGTTTCCAAGGTCACCGTCTACAACCATTTCGGCGACAAGCGCGGCTTGTTCACCGCCGCTGTTGAGCAGGAATGCGAAAAGATGCGCGGCTATTTCAGTCTCGAAGAGCTGCCCAAGGGTTCGATCCGCGAACGGCTGACCTCGATCGGAGAGGCAATGTTCGCCTTCCTTTCGCGGCCCGAGATGATCCAGTTCGAGCGCCGCATTGCTGCCGAAACCGAACATGAGCCATCGATTGGCCAGGCATTTCTCAAAGCCGGCCCCTGGCGTATGAAGCAGGGCTTCAGCGCGTTTCTTGCCCACGCTGCGCAAAGCGGCGAACTCGAAATTGCCGATCCCATGCTTGCGGCCGAGCAGTTTGTCTCGATGTGCAAGGGTATGGGCGATCTTGAGCGACGGTTCGGCAGTGTTCCTTCCGACGAAGATACGAAGCGCAGGATTGAAGGGGCCGTGGATGTCTTCCTCGCCGCCTATGCCCCTGATTAA
- a CDS encoding ABC transporter permease, whose protein sequence is MLTGDAQKFYGLLFGIAFSTLLITQQLTIFVNLIERGASGVYNAPEAEIWVMDPVSRTTDVAYAMPSTALDQVRSVPGVEWAVPHLRSVASVRTREGDLEQVAIIGVDDATLIGLPKNLLKGSKDVLSQPDSVIIDDGGVVNMFGAGANPIGERLELNDQRAVILGVADTIPAFTSTAVLYTKYSRALNFVPGTRNRLSFVLAEPAAGITAAEVADRIEQQTGLKAETRDEFAQAGINFIVENTGIPTNFGITVILGFVVGVAIVGLTFSLFIRDNIKQFGALKAIGVTNWNIVKMVSVQAGMVGAIGYSLGVLGTAIFLWSFSGNPFFKGFYIPWQIPLISLVAVVIILALTGWFALRSVLNTEPASVFR, encoded by the coding sequence ATGCTCACCGGTGATGCGCAGAAGTTTTATGGACTTCTATTCGGCATCGCATTCTCGACCCTGCTGATTACCCAGCAGCTCACCATCTTCGTCAACCTGATCGAGCGCGGCGCGAGCGGCGTCTACAACGCGCCCGAGGCAGAGATATGGGTCATGGATCCTGTCAGCCGCACGACCGATGTCGCCTACGCCATGCCCTCGACCGCACTCGACCAGGTGCGCTCCGTACCTGGCGTCGAATGGGCGGTTCCGCATCTGCGCTCGGTCGCGTCGGTCCGCACACGTGAGGGTGATCTCGAACAGGTCGCGATCATCGGTGTTGACGATGCGACGCTGATCGGGCTGCCGAAAAACCTGCTCAAAGGGTCAAAGGACGTCCTCTCGCAGCCCGACTCGGTCATTATCGACGATGGCGGGGTGGTGAACATGTTCGGCGCTGGCGCGAATCCGATCGGCGAACGGCTCGAACTGAATGACCAGCGTGCGGTTATCCTCGGCGTGGCAGACACCATCCCCGCGTTCACCAGCACTGCGGTGCTCTACACCAAGTACAGCCGCGCGCTGAATTTCGTGCCCGGCACGCGGAACCGGCTGAGCTTCGTTCTCGCCGAGCCAGCCGCAGGCATTACCGCCGCCGAGGTCGCCGACCGGATAGAGCAGCAAACCGGGCTGAAGGCGGAAACGCGCGATGAATTCGCTCAGGCGGGGATCAACTTCATTGTCGAAAACACCGGCATCCCAACCAATTTCGGGATCACGGTCATCCTCGGCTTCGTGGTCGGCGTCGCCATCGTGGGCCTGACGTTCAGCCTCTTCATTCGCGACAACATCAAGCAATTCGGCGCACTCAAAGCCATCGGGGTGACCAACTGGAACATCGTGAAAATGGTGAGCGTGCAAGCGGGCATGGTCGGTGCGATCGGATATTCTCTCGGCGTGCTTGGCACCGCTATCTTTCTCTGGAGCTTCAGCGGCAATCCATTTTTTAAGGGATTTTACATCCCGTGGCAGATCCCGCTGATCAGCCTCGTAGCGGTCGTCATCATCCTCGCGCTGACTGGGTGGTTCGCGCTGAGGAGCGTTCTCAACACCGAACCCGCATCGGTATTTCGGTGA
- a CDS encoding ABC transporter ATP-binding protein: protein MNDINGKPIDTSAIGGCDPEAAICARNIARDFETGQTTIRVLHGISTDIKPGEMTYLVGESGSGKTTLISIMCGILWPTEGTVRVFGTDIYELSDTELVNFRLNNIGFIFQQYNLIPSIDAAANAAVPLIAKGMDIDEAREKAKELLEKLNIGDQADKLPNQLSGGQQQRVAIARALVHEPRLVVCDEPTAALDASSGRRVMDLLREVAVAPDRACIIVTHDNRIFDLADRILVLEDGRITHDGTEMPDDH, encoded by the coding sequence ATGAACGACATCAACGGCAAACCCATCGACACAAGCGCCATCGGAGGCTGCGATCCCGAAGCGGCAATCTGCGCGCGCAACATTGCACGCGATTTCGAGACCGGGCAGACGACGATCCGGGTGCTCCACGGCATCAGCACCGACATAAAGCCCGGCGAGATGACCTATCTCGTAGGGGAAAGCGGATCGGGCAAGACGACGCTGATCTCGATTATGTGCGGCATCCTTTGGCCGACCGAAGGCACCGTTCGCGTGTTCGGCACGGACATTTATGAACTCTCGGACACAGAGCTCGTGAATTTCCGCCTCAACAATATCGGCTTCATCTTCCAGCAGTACAATCTCATCCCCTCGATTGATGCTGCCGCAAACGCCGCCGTGCCGCTCATCGCCAAGGGCATGGATATCGACGAAGCGCGCGAAAAAGCGAAAGAGCTGCTCGAAAAGCTCAATATCGGCGATCAGGCCGACAAGCTGCCCAACCAGCTTTCCGGCGGCCAGCAACAGCGCGTCGCCATCGCCCGCGCGCTGGTGCACGAGCCGCGACTGGTGGTCTGCGACGAGCCTACCGCCGCGCTCGATGCCTCTTCCGGTCGCCGCGTTATGGACCTGCTTCGCGAAGTCGCGGTCGCGCCCGACCGGGCCTGCATCATCGTGACTCACGACAACCGCATTTTCGACCTCGCCGACCGTATCCTCGTGCTCGAGGACGGTCGCATTACCCATGACGGCACCGAGATGCCGGACGACCACTAA
- a CDS encoding efflux RND transporter periplasmic adaptor subunit → MAFNLKNISFSRQILPLIAVVGIILAAIYIFSELPDRETTEPAKQPAKATGELANAPRVAGAGLVEPSSEIIDIGSALSGLVTDLRVQPGDRVAKGEPLFTVDDRAVRATLAEANAAIAEARAAIGEAAAAQRTANEQLALYRNIDDPAAVSRAEIVRIEGEAAAANNRLALARARLSQAQARAASARTELGRLTVRAPISGEILAVNIRPGEFVATQGGSSQPFIQMGETNPLHVRVDIDENEASRVKLGAEAVVSPRGAAEIQVKAKFVRAEPQVVPKRQLTNSAAERVDVRVLQVIYELPENTDAFRVGQQVDAFIPANEAPAEEG, encoded by the coding sequence ATGGCCTTCAACCTCAAAAACATCAGCTTTTCCCGGCAGATCCTTCCCCTGATCGCGGTGGTGGGAATCATCCTCGCCGCGATCTACATCTTCAGCGAGTTGCCCGATCGCGAAACTACCGAGCCCGCTAAGCAGCCCGCCAAGGCAACCGGCGAACTTGCAAACGCGCCGCGCGTGGCGGGTGCGGGTCTTGTCGAGCCTTCGAGCGAAATCATCGATATCGGTTCGGCACTGTCCGGCCTCGTTACCGACCTGCGTGTGCAGCCGGGCGACCGGGTGGCGAAGGGCGAGCCGTTGTTTACGGTCGATGACCGAGCCGTCCGCGCCACACTTGCCGAAGCCAACGCTGCGATAGCCGAAGCGCGCGCTGCGATCGGAGAGGCTGCCGCCGCGCAGCGCACCGCCAACGAACAGCTCGCGCTCTATCGCAATATCGATGACCCAGCCGCCGTCAGCCGCGCCGAGATTGTCCGTATCGAAGGAGAGGCTGCAGCAGCAAACAACCGCCTCGCACTGGCCCGTGCGCGGCTCTCTCAGGCACAAGCCCGTGCCGCAAGCGCGCGCACCGAGCTTGGTCGGTTGACTGTGCGCGCGCCGATCAGCGGCGAGATTCTCGCAGTCAATATCCGCCCGGGCGAATTCGTCGCGACGCAAGGCGGCAGCAGCCAACCGTTCATACAGATGGGCGAAACCAATCCCCTGCACGTCCGCGTCGATATCGACGAGAACGAAGCGTCGCGCGTGAAGCTCGGCGCGGAAGCGGTCGTCTCACCGCGCGGTGCAGCAGAAATCCAGGTCAAAGCGAAATTCGTCCGGGCAGAGCCGCAGGTCGTGCCCAAGCGCCAATTGACCAACAGCGCTGCAGAGCGTGTCGATGTACGCGTTCTGCAGGTGATCTACGAGTTGCCGGAAAACACCGACGCTTTTCGCGTTGGCCAGCAGGTCGATGCATTCATTCCCGCGAACGAAGCGCCAGCAGAGGAAGGTTGA
- a CDS encoding efflux transporter outer membrane subunit encodes MMRRLLPLSLALSLGACVAGPAPEIATPTPELPQDFYFRADGPTIGRVAGLLPNDDPAFAALSTAALADAPSLAEALARVEAARAGAARAGAERLPNVGADANVTGTRTNPNQFGGNSPFAQFIDTEQVSYGANLTARWDADIFGRLKAQERAALARIDVASASANAVRVALLAEIAGSVIDWRTLAARTEALRDDVEAAERLAALAKTREDAGIAPGFDRVRAEAAASQSRSRLASLQSERVRIVGRLVTLTGQSAADVTAALAQDAPELRLGPAPTSLPSDLLANRPDIAAAASELAATDAELAAAARARFPSLNLSAVLGLLAFNLGDLFDEDSIVGSLTAGVAAPLLDFGRIEAEIDGAAANKKAAFAAYRGAVFQALGDAEAAYGLIAAADKEAALAVKERDELERAARLADTRYRAGLSNFLTVLEARRAADASGERAAAAIGRAERARVLLWQALGGTPVAPAA; translated from the coding sequence ATGATGCGCCGTCTTTTACCTCTTTCGCTCGCTCTTTCCCTCGGAGCTTGCGTTGCCGGTCCGGCCCCGGAAATCGCCACGCCGACACCTGAACTGCCGCAGGATTTCTACTTCCGCGCGGACGGTCCGACAATTGGACGGGTAGCGGGACTCCTGCCGAATGACGACCCGGCTTTCGCCGCGCTTTCAACTGCCGCTCTCGCGGACGCGCCGAGCCTGGCAGAGGCTCTTGCCCGGGTTGAAGCTGCGCGGGCGGGGGCAGCCCGTGCCGGAGCAGAGCGTCTTCCCAATGTCGGTGCAGACGCAAACGTCACCGGCACCCGCACCAACCCCAATCAGTTCGGTGGCAACTCGCCTTTCGCGCAATTCATCGATACTGAGCAGGTCTCCTACGGCGCCAACCTTACAGCGCGCTGGGATGCCGACATATTTGGCCGCCTGAAAGCGCAGGAACGCGCTGCCCTTGCACGGATCGACGTCGCCAGCGCATCGGCCAATGCCGTGCGTGTCGCGCTGCTTGCCGAGATTGCAGGAAGCGTGATCGACTGGCGTACGCTCGCCGCGCGAACCGAAGCGCTTCGGGACGACGTAGAGGCTGCCGAGAGGCTTGCTGCCCTCGCGAAGACACGTGAAGACGCGGGCATCGCCCCCGGTTTCGATCGCGTGCGGGCCGAGGCTGCCGCCAGCCAATCGCGTTCGCGACTGGCCTCGCTGCAATCCGAGCGTGTTCGAATTGTCGGGCGACTTGTTACCCTCACAGGCCAGAGCGCCGCCGATGTCACGGCTGCATTGGCGCAAGACGCACCCGAGCTTCGGCTTGGGCCGGCTCCGACGTCCCTTCCCTCCGATTTGCTCGCCAATCGCCCAGACATCGCCGCCGCCGCTAGCGAGCTTGCCGCAACCGATGCCGAGCTTGCCGCCGCCGCACGCGCGCGGTTCCCAAGCCTTAACCTATCCGCCGTGCTCGGCCTGCTTGCTTTCAACCTGGGCGATCTGTTCGACGAAGACTCGATCGTCGGTTCGCTTACGGCGGGCGTCGCCGCGCCCCTGCTCGACTTCGGGCGAATCGAGGCCGAGATTGACGGTGCCGCAGCCAACAAGAAAGCGGCCTTCGCTGCCTATCGCGGGGCCGTATTCCAGGCCTTGGGCGATGCCGAAGCCGCCTACGGCCTGATCGCCGCCGCCGACAAAGAGGCAGCGCTTGCAGTCAAGGAGCGCGACGAGCTGGAGCGTGCCGCACGGCTCGCCGATACGCGCTACCGCGCCGGCTTGTCGAACTTCCTCACCGTGCTCGAAGCGCGACGCGCCGCCGATGCGAGCGGGGAACGCGCGGCTGCGGCGATCGGTCGTGCGGAACGTGCACGCGTGCTGTTGTGGCAGGCGCTCGGCGGAACACCGGTGGCACCTGCCGCCTAG
- a CDS encoding HupE/UreJ family protein, translated as MKWLVALFCALLAAPLAADELRPAVIELTEREPGIWLLEWKLPVAATTRNIAPVFADPVLPESCKMLGEPSQRAAPLALLGSARLRCSGDLSNERFGLSELVGNADALARFVPLDRPAQTFRLTAAAPTATIAAEPETWAVARDYFVIGAEHILFGWDHLLFVIALVLLVRRGWAVAGAATAFTVAHSITLVATTLGYTGLPSRPVEALIALSIVFLAVEVTRMLRDPEHETFTRRAPWVVAFAFGLLHGFGFAGALADIGLPQGEIASALVAFNLGVEAGQLFVIAVLLALLAVIRRAVPLAETPVVRAATYGIGIIGSFWLFERVLG; from the coding sequence GTGAAATGGCTCGTCGCGCTCTTCTGCGCGCTGCTCGCTGCGCCCCTCGCTGCCGACGAACTGCGCCCGGCAGTGATTGAATTGACCGAGCGTGAGCCCGGCATATGGTTGCTCGAATGGAAGCTGCCGGTGGCCGCGACGACGAGAAACATCGCGCCGGTCTTCGCCGATCCCGTCCTGCCCGAAAGCTGCAAAATGCTCGGCGAGCCGAGCCAGCGTGCCGCGCCGCTCGCTTTGCTTGGAAGCGCCCGGCTGAGGTGCAGCGGCGATCTCTCGAACGAACGATTCGGGCTTTCCGAACTCGTTGGCAATGCCGATGCGCTGGCGCGGTTCGTGCCTCTTGACCGGCCTGCCCAGACATTCCGCCTCACAGCCGCAGCACCGACTGCGACCATTGCTGCCGAACCCGAGACGTGGGCGGTCGCGCGGGACTATTTCGTCATCGGGGCAGAGCATATTCTCTTCGGCTGGGATCACCTGTTGTTTGTCATCGCGCTGGTGCTGCTGGTCCGGCGCGGATGGGCAGTGGCGGGCGCGGCGACCGCCTTTACCGTTGCCCATTCGATAACGCTCGTTGCGACCACGCTCGGCTACACCGGTCTGCCGAGCCGCCCGGTCGAGGCGCTCATAGCGTTGTCGATCGTTTTCCTGGCAGTCGAGGTTACCCGAATGCTGCGCGACCCCGAGCACGAGACATTTACCCGGCGGGCTCCATGGGTGGTCGCATTCGCATTCGGGCTTCTGCACGGCTTCGGTTTCGCAGGGGCGCTTGCCGATATCGGTCTGCCTCAGGGTGAGATCGCAAGCGCACTCGTCGCGTTCAATCTGGGGGTAGAGGCAGGGCAGCTGTTTGTGATCGCCGTGCTTCTCGCATTGCTGGCAGTTATCAGGCGCGCGGTGCCCTTGGCAGAGACTCCGGTCGTCCGGGCCGCGACTTACGGCATCGGGATCATCGGCAGCTTCTGGTTGTTCGAGCGGGTGCTCGGCTAG
- a CDS encoding peptidyl-prolyl cis-trans isomerase: MTLPGWTREPLVHFLVAGALLYAFFAWSGGNAVDPSSRVIEVGREEQAQLAVQFERTMGRSPTDAELDAQIEKFVRDEVLYREALRLGLDQGDAVVRRRMVSKMDMTASAAAEVAEPTVKQLKAYFKENAARYGNEVKVSFDQHYFDAQDEAIEALRNDSPGQAISLPAEMEEASLREIGDRFGTDFANTLSELEPGSRWQGPVRSGFGWHLVRVTDRSAGAPDFDSLRPRIENDWRSAQIETRKDRAFAILRDAYRVEIDR, from the coding sequence ATGACCCTTCCGGGCTGGACCCGCGAGCCGCTGGTCCATTTTCTCGTCGCCGGCGCGCTGCTCTACGCCTTCTTCGCATGGAGCGGCGGCAATGCAGTCGATCCCTCCTCGCGCGTGATCGAGGTGGGGCGCGAGGAGCAAGCTCAACTTGCCGTGCAATTCGAGCGCACGATGGGCCGCTCGCCGACCGATGCCGAGCTCGACGCGCAGATCGAAAAGTTTGTGCGCGATGAAGTGCTCTACAGAGAGGCGCTGAGGCTCGGGCTCGATCAAGGCGATGCGGTGGTGCGGCGGCGCATGGTGTCGAAAATGGATATGACCGCGAGCGCAGCGGCAGAGGTGGCCGAGCCGACGGTCAAACAATTGAAGGCGTACTTCAAGGAGAACGCGGCTCGATACGGCAACGAGGTCAAGGTAAGTTTCGACCAGCACTATTTCGACGCGCAAGACGAAGCGATCGAGGCCTTGCGGAATGATTCACCCGGGCAAGCGATCAGTCTCCCTGCCGAAATGGAAGAGGCAAGTCTGCGCGAGATCGGTGATCGTTTCGGCACGGATTTCGCAAACACGCTTTCCGAGCTTGAACCAGGATCCCGGTGGCAAGGTCCGGTGCGGTCGGGCTTCGGCTGGCATCTCGTGCGGGTTACGGACAGATCGGCTGGCGCCCCCGATTTCGACAGCTTGCGTCCCCGGATCGAGAATGACTGGCGCAGCGCGCAGATCGAGACGCGCAAGGATCGTGCTTTCGCAATTCTGCGTGATGCCTACCGGGTCGAGATAGACCGGTGA
- a CDS encoding DUF3604 domain-containing protein has translation MKRAWQSFALASISALVLSGCDDLEAVDDVQRGDGEGAIELAEFPDRPYWGDTHLHTDNSVDAFGFGVRLGPEAALRFASGEEVTATTGAKARLSRPLDFLVIADHSDGLGATRRLYDAPRIGVVAQNDETLLRWYDMMHESPEQSQLAIAELITAAANDTLPAALRDPERQREATTEIWNAQLELLDRYNRPGVFTALAGFEWTLMPDGNNLHRVVMFRDGSDRTSQVLPYPGLGTTAEQLWDYMSAYEENTGGQALAIPHNSNLSNGLMFEMTMPDGSPMTAEYAAKRAEAEPVVEMTQIKGDSETHPFLSPNDEMAGFGVKGWELGNLPLTARSTPDMYAGSYVREALKRGLSLEEQLGVNPYAFGMIGATDSHTAMATGDEENFWGKHTGNEQANTDRANQPQNLGTRQGRFGWHYLAGGYAAAWARGNTRAEIFDAFQRREVYATTGPRMSVRVFGGFGFNESDWDGDWVRKGYTQGVPMGGELADSGEAPNFIISALKDPDGANLDRVQVVKGWLDASGDLREQVYDVVWSDMETRARSGGKVPAVGDTVDRATATYTNDIGAAELRSVWTDPDYAEGQRAFYYVRVLEIPTPRWTLFDAARFGITLSEEALADSVAQERAYTSPIWLNPSA, from the coding sequence ATGAAACGCGCATGGCAATCGTTCGCGCTAGCGAGCATTTCGGCATTGGTACTTTCCGGCTGCGACGATCTCGAGGCGGTCGATGACGTGCAGCGTGGCGATGGGGAAGGCGCGATCGAACTCGCCGAATTTCCCGATCGGCCCTATTGGGGCGACACCCATCTTCATACGGACAATTCGGTCGATGCGTTCGGCTTCGGCGTGCGGCTCGGTCCGGAAGCGGCGCTGCGCTTCGCCAGCGGCGAGGAAGTTACCGCGACGACCGGGGCCAAGGCACGGCTATCCCGCCCGCTCGATTTTCTCGTGATCGCCGACCATTCCGATGGTCTCGGCGCTACCCGGCGCCTCTATGATGCGCCGCGCATTGGAGTCGTCGCCCAGAACGACGAGACGCTGCTGCGCTGGTACGACATGATGCATGAAAGTCCCGAGCAGTCGCAGCTGGCGATTGCCGAGCTGATCACCGCAGCTGCGAACGACACACTTCCCGCAGCTCTGCGGGATCCCGAACGCCAGCGCGAGGCGACAACCGAGATCTGGAACGCGCAGCTCGAGCTGCTCGATCGCTACAATCGGCCGGGCGTATTCACGGCATTGGCCGGTTTCGAGTGGACGCTGATGCCGGACGGCAACAATCTCCACCGCGTCGTGATGTTTCGCGATGGCAGCGACCGCACAAGTCAGGTGCTGCCATATCCAGGCCTCGGCACCACGGCCGAGCAGCTGTGGGACTATATGAGCGCCTACGAGGAGAACACCGGCGGTCAGGCGCTCGCGATCCCGCACAATTCGAACCTTTCCAATGGGCTCATGTTCGAAATGACGATGCCCGATGGTTCGCCGATGACCGCCGAATACGCGGCCAAGCGCGCCGAGGCGGAACCCGTCGTCGAGATGACGCAGATTAAGGGCGACAGCGAAACCCACCCCTTCCTTTCGCCTAATGACGAGATGGCGGGCTTCGGTGTGAAGGGCTGGGAACTCGGCAACCTGCCGCTCACGGCCAGATCGACGCCCGACATGTACGCTGGCTCATACGTCCGCGAGGCATTGAAACGTGGCCTCAGTCTCGAGGAGCAGCTGGGCGTGAACCCCTACGCCTTCGGGATGATCGGCGCGACCGATAGCCACACCGCAATGGCGACCGGGGACGAAGAAAATTTCTGGGGCAAGCACACCGGAAACGAGCAGGCGAACACGGATCGCGCGAACCAGCCGCAGAACCTTGGCACGCGCCAAGGCCGGTTCGGCTGGCATTATCTCGCAGGCGGCTATGCGGCGGCCTGGGCGAGGGGCAATACCCGCGCGGAAATCTTCGACGCGTTCCAGCGCCGCGAGGTCTACGCGACCACGGGCCCGCGCATGAGCGTGCGCGTTTTCGGCGGCTTCGGTTTCAATGAAAGCGACTGGGACGGCGACTGGGTGCGCAAGGGCTACACGCAAGGCGTTCCGATGGGCGGCGAGCTTGCCGATAGCGGCGAAGCTCCGAACTTTATCATCAGCGCATTGAAGGATCCTGATGGCGCAAACCTCGACCGGGTGCAGGTGGTGAAGGGTTGGCTCGACGCCTCCGGAGATCTGCGCGAACAAGTCTACGACGTCGTGTGGAGCGATATGGAAACCCGCGCGCGCTCGGGCGGTAAAGTGCCGGCGGTGGGCGACACGGTGGATCGCGCGACTGCGACCTACACCAACGATATCGGCGCTGCAGAATTGCGGAGCGTGTGGACCGATCCCGACTATGCCGAGGGTCAGCGTGCGTTCTACTACGTCCGCGTACTCGAAATCCCCACGCCGCGCTGGACACTGTTTGATGCCGCGCGTTTCGGGATCACTTTGAGCGAGGAGGCGCTGGCCGACAGCGTTGCGCAGGAGCGCGCCTATACCTCGCCGATCTGGCTCAATCCCAGCGCCTGA
- a CDS encoding exopolysaccharide biosynthesis protein, with product MTSENGTREPQSVGDVVEGIAELAGRDSRVTIGDVLERFGNRSFAPVMMVFALVELTPAGGIPGVPTFLAVCISLIAVQMLFGRDHIWVPEWIKRRSAPSKRLRQATGKLETVAERVDSVAHSRLEQFASGIGLKIAAAIIIALCLTIPPFEVVPFASTGPMLAIDVICLAIMVRDGLAMLIAWALAAAALIGLGIYYFASDTAGTGYFPF from the coding sequence ATGACGAGCGAAAACGGAACAAGGGAACCTCAATCGGTCGGCGATGTCGTTGAAGGCATTGCCGAACTTGCCGGCCGCGATAGCAGGGTCACGATCGGCGACGTCCTCGAGCGATTTGGCAATCGCAGTTTCGCACCGGTTATGATGGTGTTTGCGCTCGTCGAACTGACCCCGGCAGGCGGCATACCGGGAGTGCCGACTTTCCTAGCGGTTTGCATCAGCTTGATCGCGGTGCAGATGCTGTTCGGACGCGATCACATCTGGGTGCCAGAATGGATCAAGCGGCGATCTGCGCCAAGCAAACGTCTGCGGCAGGCGACCGGCAAGCTCGAAACAGTTGCAGAGAGAGTCGATAGCGTTGCGCACAGCAGGCTTGAACAATTCGCCTCGGGCATCGGGCTGAAAATCGCCGCTGCCATTATCATTGCCCTTTGCCTCACCATCCCACCGTTCGAAGTCGTGCCATTTGCAAGCACCGGTCCTATGCTCGCGATCGATGTCATATGCCTTGCCATCATGGTGCGCGATGGGCTCGCGATGTTGATCGCCTGGGCGCTCGCGGCAGCGGCGCTGATCGGGCTCGGTATCTATTATTTCGCATCCGATACGGCGGGCACCGGCTACTTCCCTTTTTGA
- a CDS encoding MaoC family dehydratase gives MAGKFFDEWQVGDRIEHEIRRTVTETDNLLFSTMTHNPQPLHLDVEAAKESGFGQILVNSTFTFALLVGLSVGDTTLGTLVANLGFDKVVTPKPVFIGDTLRAQSEVKELRESKSRPEAGIVTFTHELLNQRDEVVCRCERSALLRKSQ, from the coding sequence ATGGCAGGCAAGTTCTTCGACGAATGGCAAGTAGGCGACCGGATCGAGCACGAAATCCGCAGGACCGTGACCGAGACGGACAATCTCCTGTTTTCGACCATGACCCACAATCCGCAGCCGCTACATCTCGATGTTGAGGCGGCAAAGGAAAGTGGTTTTGGCCAGATCCTCGTCAATTCGACCTTTACCTTTGCCCTTCTGGTCGGGCTTTCGGTCGGCGACACGACACTTGGCACGCTGGTCGCCAACCTCGGCTTCGACAAGGTGGTGACACCCAAGCCGGTTTTCATTGGTGACACTCTGCGGGCGCAAAGCGAGGTCAAGGAACTGAGGGAGAGCAAATCGCGGCCCGAGGCCGGGATCGTAACCTTCACCCACGAGCTTCTTAATCAGCGCGACGAGGTAGTGTGCCGCTGCGAACGTTCGGCGCTTCTGCGCAAATCCCAATAA